Proteins from a genomic interval of Rhodococcoides fascians A25f:
- a CDS encoding SulP family inorganic anion transporter yields MTTTAEHDSEPSPKTRSEPPSRIGSITKYDLPASLVVFLVAVPLSIGIAVASGAPIMAGLIAAVVGGILAGILGGSPLQVSGPAAGLTVVVAELVNQFGWGITCAITVLAGAVQILLGMSRIARSALAISPVVVHAMLAGIGITIALQQIHVLLGGESESSAVQNILAIPTSVANGQWPSIIVGGIVVVLMFAWPRLASVSGVMAKLTKVPAALVAVVTATAVSIFFSLDVERIELPGNLIESLSFPIMPDGQWSAFVTGVITIALIASVESLLSAVAVDKMHSGERTNFDRELMAQGAGNMASGAIGGLPITGVIVRSATNVKVGAKSRASAILHGVWILIFSVLFISIVELVPFAALAGLLVMIGVQLIKLADIKIANKTGDIAVYAVTVVGVVALNLLEGVLIGLALSIILVLRRVVWANVRAEETVDGTWRVTIEGSLSFLALPRLTHVLSTVPAGTDVTVRLGVDFLDHAVHDALNEWVRQHELGGGTAKVEEVGTASMAAAAQGPPKRGSATVRSSLAPWRAWQLKSDDAQEDSPVALRAVMSGVAEYHRTHAPNIRPHLEGLTDSQDPDTLFLCCVDSRVMPNTITSSGSGDLFTVRNMGNLVPAKGQDCSVEAALAFGVDQLGTSSVVVCGHSGCGAMKAVLSGPENAADESVAEWLGHAVASLDAYRSGHVVGRQAAELGFGEADQLAMVNVAVQLQTLTRHRVVGRANAEGRLHITGLFFDIPTARVLQIGTKEVTVLDPADCPQKSHV; encoded by the coding sequence GTGACAACGACAGCAGAGCACGACTCAGAACCCAGCCCGAAGACCCGATCCGAGCCACCGTCTCGGATCGGGTCGATAACGAAGTACGACCTCCCGGCCTCCCTGGTCGTTTTCCTTGTGGCAGTGCCACTTTCGATCGGCATCGCCGTCGCATCCGGCGCCCCGATCATGGCCGGCCTCATCGCCGCAGTGGTCGGCGGCATTCTCGCGGGCATCCTCGGTGGATCACCGTTGCAGGTCAGCGGTCCCGCCGCGGGTCTGACGGTGGTGGTTGCCGAGTTGGTCAACCAATTCGGCTGGGGCATAACGTGCGCTATCACGGTTCTTGCCGGTGCTGTGCAGATCCTGTTGGGAATGAGCCGAATTGCGCGTAGCGCTCTGGCGATCTCGCCGGTGGTGGTACATGCCATGCTCGCCGGAATCGGCATAACCATTGCGCTGCAGCAGATTCACGTCCTCCTCGGCGGTGAGTCCGAGAGCTCGGCCGTGCAGAATATCCTCGCGATTCCCACGTCCGTCGCGAACGGTCAATGGCCGTCGATCATCGTCGGTGGAATCGTTGTCGTGCTCATGTTCGCCTGGCCGCGCTTGGCGAGTGTGTCGGGTGTGATGGCCAAGTTGACGAAGGTGCCGGCCGCACTGGTCGCAGTGGTCACTGCTACTGCGGTCTCGATCTTCTTCTCCCTGGACGTCGAGCGAATCGAATTGCCGGGCAACCTGATCGAATCGCTGAGCTTCCCGATCATGCCCGACGGGCAGTGGAGCGCGTTTGTCACCGGCGTGATCACCATTGCGCTGATCGCCAGCGTCGAGAGCCTGCTCTCCGCGGTTGCCGTCGACAAGATGCACAGTGGTGAGCGCACCAACTTCGACCGAGAATTGATGGCACAGGGTGCGGGCAACATGGCCTCGGGTGCCATCGGCGGTCTGCCGATCACCGGCGTCATCGTGCGCAGTGCCACGAACGTCAAGGTCGGTGCCAAGTCTCGTGCGTCGGCGATTCTGCACGGCGTATGGATCTTGATCTTCTCGGTACTGTTCATTTCGATCGTCGAACTGGTTCCCTTCGCTGCCCTTGCCGGATTGCTGGTGATGATCGGCGTGCAGCTGATCAAGTTGGCAGACATCAAGATTGCGAACAAGACCGGCGACATCGCGGTCTACGCGGTCACCGTCGTCGGCGTGGTGGCACTCAACCTGCTCGAGGGCGTCCTCATCGGGTTGGCACTGTCGATCATTCTCGTGCTGCGCCGTGTGGTGTGGGCAAACGTCCGCGCGGAGGAGACGGTCGACGGTACCTGGCGCGTCACCATCGAGGGTTCGTTGAGCTTTCTTGCGCTCCCGAGACTGACGCACGTGCTGTCCACCGTCCCTGCGGGAACAGACGTCACCGTGCGCTTGGGGGTCGACTTCCTGGACCACGCCGTCCACGACGCGTTGAACGAGTGGGTGCGTCAGCACGAACTCGGCGGTGGCACAGCGAAAGTCGAGGAAGTGGGCACGGCGTCGATGGCTGCCGCCGCCCAGGGTCCACCCAAGCGTGGGTCTGCGACGGTACGCAGTTCGTTGGCTCCGTGGCGCGCCTGGCAGCTCAAGAGCGATGATGCGCAGGAGGATTCGCCTGTGGCGCTCCGGGCTGTGATGAGCGGAGTGGCCGAATACCACCGCACCCATGCACCCAACATCCGTCCCCACCTCGAGGGGTTGACCGACAGCCAGGATCCGGACACGCTCTTTCTCTGCTGTGTGGATTCGCGTGTCATGCCGAACACGATCACCAGTAGCGGGTCGGGTGATCTGTTCACGGTCCGGAACATGGGCAACCTCGTTCCCGCGAAGGGTCAGGATTGCTCGGTGGAGGCCGCGCTGGCGTTCGGTGTGGATCAGCTGGGTACTTCGTCGGTGGTGGTGTGCGGACACTCGGGCTGCGGTGCCATGAAGGCGGTGCTGAGTGGGCCGGAGAATGCCGCCGACGAGTCCGTGGCGGAATGGCTGGGTCACGCGGTGGCGAGCTTGGACGCGTACCGCAGCGGGCACGTGGTGGGTCGTCAGGCCGCAGAGCTCGGTTTCGGCGAAGCGGATCAACTCGCCATGGTGAACGTGGCCGTGCAGTTGCAGACGCTCACTCGTCACCGAGTGGTCGGCCGCGCCAACGCCGAGGGACGCCTGCACATCACCGGGCTGTTCTTCGACATTCCGACGGCCCGGGTGCTCCAGATCGGTACCAAGGAGGTCACGGTGCTGGATCCGGCCGACTGCCCACAGAAGAGCCATGTCTGA
- a CDS encoding glycosyltransferase family 87 protein — MRSGVRANPMTVVVVVTMAALGLILGYLNKARCAVAPFDTSGRSTMFDAIKDSSVCYSDIQFLWLGRDIDNHIFPYIHGAITSDGILTGGTVEYPVLSGLLMWLGAIPAHTDAQFLLTSALILAPFGLVTAWMLGRMAGWSALLWSIGPPLVMYAFHNWELPVVAAAVGAIFVMTLPMPLRRRAVLASVLLAIGFCLKLYPGAFVLPLIAYVVTGGIHGRESADTVEGRWDIRGGLMVAGAAIGTVIAVNLPFAVLGYEGWRASFTFQSLRQADLTTNSIWYWGLRHFYISDQMTPDAYAEAEATFQDVVDVASPLLVFVAFALALWLGWRRAKVDGTYPWVAVSGSMLCGFMLLHKVHSPQYTLWLLPFLVLLRVPWGLVGAYLLVDLSMGIGVFKYFAALASGADAENEEFFVLVGVWGRALLLLVFFVLFIRARMRVPFPGETDQSSVISPRPATISLTTSPGQ, encoded by the coding sequence ATGCGATCCGGGGTCCGCGCCAATCCGATGACGGTCGTCGTGGTCGTCACGATGGCTGCACTCGGACTGATTCTCGGATATCTCAACAAGGCCCGCTGCGCGGTCGCGCCGTTCGACACGTCGGGTCGCAGCACGATGTTCGACGCGATCAAGGATTCCTCGGTCTGCTACTCCGACATTCAGTTTCTCTGGCTCGGTCGCGATATCGACAATCACATCTTCCCGTACATCCACGGGGCCATCACCAGCGACGGAATCCTCACCGGGGGAACGGTGGAGTACCCCGTTCTCAGCGGCCTGCTGATGTGGCTGGGTGCCATTCCCGCGCATACCGACGCGCAGTTTCTGCTGACGTCGGCCTTGATTCTGGCGCCCTTCGGTCTGGTCACCGCGTGGATGCTCGGCAGGATGGCCGGCTGGTCGGCACTGCTGTGGTCGATCGGCCCGCCGCTGGTGATGTACGCCTTCCACAACTGGGAACTGCCCGTCGTCGCCGCCGCCGTCGGCGCAATTTTCGTCATGACGTTGCCGATGCCACTGCGACGGCGAGCAGTTCTCGCGTCGGTGCTGTTGGCGATCGGCTTCTGCCTCAAGCTCTATCCCGGTGCATTCGTGCTGCCCCTGATCGCGTACGTGGTCACCGGCGGAATTCATGGGCGCGAGTCCGCCGACACAGTCGAAGGCCGCTGGGACATCCGCGGCGGTCTGATGGTCGCCGGTGCCGCGATCGGCACCGTGATCGCAGTGAATCTGCCGTTCGCAGTGTTGGGCTACGAGGGGTGGCGCGCGTCGTTCACGTTCCAGTCGCTGCGGCAGGCGGACCTGACGACCAACTCCATCTGGTACTGGGGATTGCGCCACTTCTACATCAGCGACCAGATGACTCCCGATGCCTACGCCGAGGCCGAGGCGACTTTCCAGGACGTGGTGGACGTCGCGTCGCCGCTACTGGTGTTCGTCGCCTTCGCTCTCGCACTCTGGCTGGGCTGGCGTCGCGCAAAGGTGGACGGTACCTATCCGTGGGTCGCAGTCAGTGGATCGATGCTGTGCGGATTCATGCTGCTGCACAAGGTGCACTCGCCGCAGTACACGCTGTGGCTGCTGCCGTTCCTGGTTCTGCTTCGGGTTCCGTGGGGACTCGTCGGCGCATATCTGCTCGTCGATCTGTCGATGGGAATCGGCGTCTTCAAGTATTTCGCTGCGCTCGCCTCGGGTGCCGACGCCGAGAACGAGGAGTTCTTCGTCCTCGTCGGGGTGTGGGGCCGAGCACTGTTGTTACTGGTGTTCTTCGTGCTGTTCATCCGGGCTCGGATGCGCGTACCTTTCCCGGGCGAAACCGACCAGTCGTCTGTAATATCCCCCCGACCAGCAACGATATCGCTGACGACATCACCGGGGCAGTAG
- the rplI gene encoding 50S ribosomal protein L9, translating into MKLILTADVDNLGAPGDTVEVKDGYGRNFLLPRGLAIQATRGAQKQVDGIRRAQEARAVRGLEHANELKQAIEGLEAVTLSVKTAGDSGKLFGSVTASDVASALKAAGGPVVDKRSIDLPKAHVKSTGKHDIVVNLHPDVTAKFKLEVVGS; encoded by the coding sequence ATGAAACTGATCCTCACCGCTGATGTGGACAACCTCGGTGCGCCTGGCGACACCGTAGAGGTCAAGGACGGCTACGGCCGTAACTTCCTGCTGCCCCGCGGACTGGCCATTCAGGCCACCCGTGGAGCTCAGAAGCAGGTCGACGGCATCCGCCGCGCTCAGGAAGCTCGTGCCGTCCGCGGACTCGAGCATGCCAACGAGCTCAAGCAGGCCATCGAAGGCCTCGAGGCCGTCACGCTGTCCGTCAAGACCGCGGGCGACTCGGGCAAGCTGTTCGGCTCGGTCACCGCGTCGGACGTCGCTTCCGCGCTCAAGGCTGCCGGTGGCCCGGTTGTCGACAAGCGCAGCATCGATCTGCCGAAGGCACACGTCAAGAGCACGGGCAAGCACGACATCGTCGTGAACCTGCACCCCGACGTGACCGCCAAGTTCAAGCTGGAGGTCGTGGGAAGCTGA
- a CDS encoding helix-turn-helix transcriptional regulator, whose protein sequence is MSALLEPLPSANDSAIPTTRGARGPISLVPPAMQIHPVPVPASPFPPRPDLTGREIEVLLCWIRHDSKTEVAKALFLSLGTVNTHLTRIRAKYTSVGRPAPTKAGLVARALQDGLVDISEL, encoded by the coding sequence ATGTCTGCACTGCTCGAACCCTTGCCCTCCGCGAACGACTCGGCAATCCCGACGACGCGAGGTGCACGGGGTCCCATCAGCCTGGTTCCACCGGCGATGCAGATACACCCCGTCCCGGTGCCTGCGAGCCCGTTCCCGCCGCGGCCCGACCTCACCGGCCGTGAGATCGAGGTGCTTCTCTGCTGGATTCGACACGACTCGAAGACCGAGGTTGCGAAAGCTCTGTTTCTCTCACTCGGCACCGTCAACACCCACCTCACCCGCATCCGGGCCAAGTACACCTCGGTCGGACGACCGGCCCCGACCAAGGCAGGCCTGGTGGCACGGGCCCTCCAGGACGGACTGGTGGATATCTCGGAGCTGTGA
- a CDS encoding single-stranded DNA-binding protein, whose protein sequence is MAGETVITVIGNLTADPELRFTPAGAAVANFTVASTPRTFDRQTNEWKDGDALFMRCNIWREAAENVAESLTRGSRVIVSGRLRQRSYETREGEKRTVVELEVDEIGPSLRYATAKVNKANRGGGGGGGGFNSGSGSGSSGGSSGGRSNSSSNSGSGGDDPWGSAPAASGSFGGRGGDEEPPF, encoded by the coding sequence ATGGCAGGCGAGACCGTCATCACCGTCATCGGAAACTTGACGGCTGATCCAGAACTTCGATTCACCCCCGCCGGTGCGGCGGTTGCCAACTTCACGGTTGCATCCACGCCGCGCACATTCGATCGTCAGACGAACGAGTGGAAAGACGGCGACGCGCTCTTCATGCGCTGCAACATCTGGCGCGAGGCAGCGGAGAACGTTGCCGAGAGCTTGACCCGAGGCTCGCGAGTGATCGTGAGCGGACGGTTGCGGCAGCGTTCGTACGAAACGCGTGAGGGTGAGAAGCGGACAGTCGTCGAGCTCGAAGTCGACGAGATCGGACCTTCACTCCGCTACGCCACCGCAAAGGTCAACAAGGCCAACCGCGGTGGAGGTGGCGGCGGAGGCGGCTTCAACTCCGGCTCCGGCTCCGGTTCCTCCGGCGGATCGAGCGGCGGCCGCTCGAACTCCTCGTCCAATTCCGGTTCCGGCGGAGACGATCCCTGGGGCAGTGCTCCAGCGGCATCGGGCTCCTTCGGCGGACGTGGCGGAGACGAAGAGCCACCGTTCTAG
- a CDS encoding TerD family protein: MGVSLSKGGNVSLTKAAPNLTAVVVGLGWDIRTTTGTDFDLDASAIALNSTKKALSDGHFVFFNNLKSPDGSIEHTGDNTTGEGDGDDEQIKVDLAAVPPEIETITFPVSIYDADARSQSFGQVRNAFIRVINQADNSELARYDLSEDASTETAMVFGELYRNGAEWKFRAVGQGYASGLAGIARDFGVNV; encoded by the coding sequence ATGGGCGTCAGCCTCAGCAAGGGTGGCAATGTCTCGCTCACCAAAGCAGCTCCGAACCTCACGGCAGTCGTGGTCGGACTCGGGTGGGACATCCGCACGACGACCGGTACCGACTTCGATCTCGATGCCAGCGCCATCGCGCTGAACTCGACGAAGAAGGCCCTCAGCGACGGACACTTCGTGTTCTTCAACAACTTGAAGTCTCCCGACGGCTCCATCGAACACACCGGCGACAACACCACGGGTGAGGGCGACGGAGACGACGAGCAGATCAAGGTCGATCTCGCCGCTGTGCCGCCGGAGATCGAGACCATCACCTTTCCCGTCTCGATCTACGATGCGGACGCACGCTCGCAGTCGTTCGGTCAGGTGCGCAACGCGTTCATCCGCGTCATCAACCAGGCCGACAACTCCGAGCTCGCTCGCTACGACCTCAGCGAGGATGCCTCCACCGAGACCGCCATGGTCTTCGGTGAGCTGTACCGCAACGGCGCGGAGTGGAAGTTCCGCGCAGTCGGTCAGGGCTACGCATCCGGCCTCGCAGGCATCGCCCGTGACTTCGGAGTAAACGTCTAG
- a CDS encoding DUF475 domain-containing protein encodes MVVKIFGWSIAVTIVSVIVAFLYGGIEAMILVLILGVLEVSLSFDNAVINATVLRRMSEFWQKIFLTIGIVIAVFGMRLLFPLVIVWAASGLGPVAAIDLALNPPPNDAAYFDDGRPSYETLLTDAHPQIAAFGGMFLLMLFLGFIFEDREITWLSWLEKPLARIGRLDQLSVVVAGLLLVLSAEFLADDDKISTVMVSGVLGMITYIAVNGLGELFHVEEEGEESSGGPSELAKATGKAGFFLFLYLEVLDASFSFDGVIGAFAITADPIIIALGLGFIGAMFVRSITVFLVRKGTLSDYVYLEHGAHWAIGALSVILLVSIGIHINELITGFVGILFIGAALLSSIRRNKRLEKEGVETSVSV; translated from the coding sequence GTGGTTGTGAAGATCTTCGGATGGTCGATCGCGGTCACCATCGTCTCCGTCATCGTGGCCTTCCTCTACGGCGGGATCGAGGCGATGATCCTCGTCCTCATCCTCGGCGTGCTCGAGGTGTCCCTGTCCTTCGACAACGCCGTCATCAACGCCACCGTGCTGCGACGGATGAGTGAGTTCTGGCAGAAGATCTTCCTCACCATCGGCATCGTCATTGCCGTGTTCGGTATGCGGCTGCTCTTCCCGTTGGTCATCGTCTGGGCTGCCTCCGGTCTCGGTCCGGTGGCCGCGATCGACCTCGCGCTGAACCCGCCGCCGAACGACGCGGCGTACTTCGACGACGGCCGACCCAGCTACGAAACGTTGCTCACCGACGCGCACCCGCAGATCGCAGCGTTCGGCGGGATGTTCCTGCTGATGCTCTTCCTCGGCTTCATTTTCGAGGATCGCGAGATCACCTGGCTGAGCTGGTTGGAGAAGCCGCTCGCCCGAATCGGTCGCCTCGATCAGCTCTCCGTTGTCGTCGCGGGCCTGCTGTTGGTCCTGAGCGCTGAATTCCTCGCCGACGACGACAAGATCTCCACGGTCATGGTCTCCGGCGTGCTCGGCATGATCACGTACATCGCGGTGAACGGTCTCGGCGAGCTGTTCCACGTCGAAGAAGAGGGCGAAGAGTCGTCGGGTGGACCCAGCGAACTGGCAAAGGCGACGGGTAAGGCCGGCTTCTTCCTGTTCCTCTACCTCGAAGTGCTCGACGCCTCGTTCTCGTTCGACGGCGTCATCGGTGCCTTCGCTATCACTGCGGACCCGATCATCATTGCGCTCGGCCTCGGCTTCATCGGCGCGATGTTCGTCCGCTCGATCACGGTGTTCCTGGTGCGCAAGGGCACGTTGTCCGACTACGTGTACCTGGAGCACGGCGCACACTGGGCGATCGGCGCGTTGTCGGTCATTCTGCTGGTGTCCATCGGCATACACATCAACGAGCTGATCACCGGCTTCGTGGGCATCCTGTTCATCGGAGCTGCTCTGCTGAGCAGTATCCGACGCAACAAGCGCCTCGAGAAGGAAGGCGTGGAGACCTCGGTCAGCGTCTGA
- a CDS encoding response regulator transcription factor: protein MTQVSNSQGDASEQGSDVRRVGLVEDHESVALGLQAMLADEPDLELVSIAATVGELLEQRQTLDLVVLDLRLGDGSSPRSNVEQLHAAGARVLVYTGAENAFLVRSAARAGVLGVVRKSAPAAAIVSAIRRAASGGQVVTTDWAAAIDGDPQLPDVGLSPRQREVLALYASGEKAARVASLAGLSEQTVNDYLVRIRNKYAEAGRPAPTKTDLYKRAVEDGWLPMPELPLRD from the coding sequence ATGACACAGGTGTCGAATTCTCAGGGGGACGCGAGCGAGCAGGGGTCCGACGTACGACGCGTCGGTCTGGTCGAGGACCACGAATCGGTGGCTCTCGGCCTTCAGGCGATGCTTGCGGACGAACCCGACCTCGAATTGGTGTCCATCGCCGCCACCGTGGGCGAACTGCTCGAACAGCGGCAGACACTCGATCTGGTGGTTCTCGACCTTCGGCTGGGTGACGGTTCGTCCCCTCGCTCGAACGTGGAGCAACTGCACGCCGCCGGTGCCCGCGTACTGGTCTACACCGGGGCCGAGAACGCATTTCTGGTGCGCTCGGCTGCCCGCGCCGGCGTACTGGGTGTGGTGCGCAAGTCGGCACCCGCGGCTGCGATCGTCTCGGCGATCAGGCGCGCCGCGAGCGGCGGTCAAGTGGTCACGACGGATTGGGCCGCCGCAATCGACGGTGATCCGCAGCTACCCGATGTCGGTCTCAGTCCCCGCCAGCGCGAGGTACTCGCGCTGTATGCGTCGGGGGAGAAGGCGGCCCGAGTAGCCAGTCTCGCCGGACTGTCCGAGCAGACCGTCAACGACTACCTCGTCCGCATCCGGAACAAGTACGCCGAGGCCGGGCGTCCGGCACCGACAAAAACCGACCTGTACAAGCGAGCGGTCGAAGACGGTTGGTTGCCGATGCCCGAATTACCACTACGGGATTGA
- the rpsR gene encoding 30S ribosomal protein S18 — MPKPPLRDKVLKKKACSFCKEKNASIDYKDTTLLRKYVSDRGKIRARRVTGNCVQHQRDVAVAVKNSREVALLPYAATAR, encoded by the coding sequence ATGCCCAAACCGCCATTGCGCGACAAGGTGCTCAAGAAGAAAGCGTGTTCCTTCTGCAAGGAGAAGAACGCGTCGATCGATTACAAGGACACGACGTTGCTGCGTAAGTACGTCAGCGATCGCGGAAAGATCCGTGCTCGCCGTGTCACCGGCAACTGCGTCCAGCATCAGCGTGACGTGGCCGTTGCCGTGAAGAATTCGCGTGAGGTAGCACTGCTGCCTTACGCCGCGACGGCTCGATAG
- the dnaB gene encoding replicative DNA helicase, whose amino-acid sequence MAAEQSVLGGMLLSKDAIADVLEVLRPGDFYRPAHQNVYDAILDLYSRGEPADPVTVSAELDRRGELKRIGGPPYLITLTQTTPTAANAGYYAEIVAEKSILRRLVQAGTRIVQFGYAGADGQDVAEVVDRAQAEVYEVTERRTSEDFLPLEELLQPTMDEIDSIASRGGISLGVPTGFAELDEITNGLHPGQMIIVAARPGVGKALALDTPLPTPDGWTTMGEVAVGDHLIDAHGMPTRVVAATDVMLDRPCYEVEFSDGTVIVADAEHQWLTETRASRKSAQAAAVNYNRTRNQKTFAAVRTTEEIANTVRCATKDARINHSVTNTEAVQLPERELLVPPYTMGAWLGDGTSACAQITSADPEIIARIEGEGLHVVASEKAELRYSIKLPAEVVEAKDCVVCGKQFVPFPLNVRTCGQSCGGKARFMSAPVAAPTCIDCGKVTTGLHRCQACRNSIGTVQARLRTIGVLGDKHVPADYLRGSEAQRRALLAGLLDTDGTVTGGGSVQFAVTSERLVLGVRELIVSLGYRVQMTTKSVHGRSEASSTAFTLTFATDDVVFGLHRKQILHKERRAAGSTVRSGSRFIVDVRRVDSVPVRCVEVDNAEHLYLASESMIPTHNSTLSMDFMRSCSIKHGMPSVIFSLEMSRTEIVMRLLSAEAKIKLGDMRSGKMTDDDWTKLARRMSEISEAPLFVDDSPNLTMMEIRAKARRLKQRNGLKLIVVDYLQLMSSGKKVESRQQEVSDFSRQLKLLAKELECPVVAVCQLNRGPEQRTDKKPMVSDLRESGSLEQDADMVILLHRPDAIERDDPRGGEADLILGKHRNGPTATITVAHQLHLSRFVDMARG is encoded by the coding sequence ATGGCCGCAGAGCAGTCCGTCCTGGGCGGGATGTTGCTGAGCAAGGACGCCATTGCCGACGTGCTCGAGGTGCTTCGGCCGGGTGATTTCTATCGGCCGGCTCACCAGAACGTCTACGACGCGATTCTCGATCTCTACAGCCGCGGCGAGCCCGCCGACCCGGTGACCGTCTCGGCCGAGCTGGATCGACGCGGGGAGCTCAAGCGCATCGGCGGTCCGCCGTACCTGATCACGCTGACCCAGACGACGCCCACGGCGGCCAACGCCGGGTACTACGCCGAGATCGTCGCCGAGAAGTCGATTCTGCGCCGCCTCGTACAGGCCGGCACCCGCATCGTGCAGTTCGGCTACGCCGGAGCCGATGGCCAGGACGTGGCCGAGGTCGTCGACCGCGCGCAGGCCGAGGTGTACGAGGTCACCGAACGCCGCACCTCCGAGGACTTCCTACCCCTCGAAGAGCTGCTGCAGCCCACGATGGACGAAATCGACTCCATCGCCAGCCGTGGCGGTATATCCCTCGGTGTACCAACAGGATTCGCCGAACTCGACGAAATCACCAACGGCCTTCACCCGGGTCAGATGATCATCGTGGCGGCGAGGCCTGGTGTGGGTAAGGCGCTTGCTCTCGACACGCCACTTCCCACGCCCGACGGCTGGACCACGATGGGCGAAGTGGCTGTGGGTGACCACCTCATCGATGCCCATGGAATGCCGACCAGGGTTGTGGCCGCCACGGACGTCATGCTCGATCGGCCGTGCTACGAAGTCGAATTCTCCGACGGCACAGTCATCGTGGCGGATGCAGAGCATCAGTGGTTGACGGAGACCAGGGCGTCACGTAAGTCGGCGCAGGCTGCGGCGGTCAACTACAACCGGACTCGAAATCAGAAGACGTTCGCTGCCGTGCGCACCACCGAGGAAATCGCGAACACCGTCCGTTGTGCGACGAAGGATGCACGCATCAATCACTCGGTCACCAACACCGAGGCCGTTCAGCTGCCGGAGCGTGAGCTTCTGGTGCCGCCGTACACCATGGGCGCGTGGCTGGGAGATGGAACGTCGGCCTGCGCGCAGATCACCAGCGCCGACCCCGAGATCATTGCCCGGATAGAGGGCGAAGGCCTGCACGTGGTGGCGTCGGAGAAAGCCGAACTCCGATACTCGATCAAGCTTCCCGCCGAGGTCGTAGAGGCGAAGGACTGTGTCGTCTGCGGCAAGCAGTTCGTTCCGTTTCCACTCAATGTCCGAACCTGCGGCCAATCGTGCGGCGGTAAAGCGCGTTTCATGTCCGCTCCGGTCGCGGCACCGACCTGCATCGACTGCGGCAAGGTGACGACAGGTCTGCACCGCTGCCAGGCATGCCGCAACTCGATCGGAACCGTGCAGGCGCGTCTACGGACGATCGGCGTACTGGGTGACAAGCACGTACCCGCCGACTACCTCCGCGGTTCCGAGGCCCAACGACGTGCGTTGTTGGCGGGTCTGCTCGACACAGACGGCACGGTCACCGGGGGCGGCTCGGTTCAATTCGCGGTCACCAGTGAGCGGCTCGTTCTCGGGGTGCGCGAGCTGATCGTCAGTTTGGGCTACCGCGTGCAGATGACGACCAAGAGTGTCCACGGGCGGAGCGAGGCATCGTCCACGGCATTCACTCTGACGTTTGCGACAGACGATGTCGTGTTCGGTCTGCACCGGAAACAGATTCTGCACAAAGAGCGTCGCGCTGCCGGATCCACTGTGCGGTCGGGTTCGCGGTTCATCGTCGACGTTCGCCGAGTCGATTCCGTTCCGGTTCGCTGTGTGGAGGTCGACAACGCGGAGCATCTGTATCTCGCCAGCGAGTCGATGATCCCGACCCATAACTCTACGCTCTCAATGGATTTCATGCGTTCGTGCTCCATCAAGCACGGCATGCCCAGTGTCATTTTCTCCCTGGAAATGAGCCGCACCGAGATCGTCATGCGACTGTTGTCCGCCGAGGCGAAGATCAAGCTCGGTGACATGCGCTCCGGAAAGATGACCGACGACGACTGGACCAAGCTGGCCCGGCGAATGAGCGAGATCAGCGAAGCGCCACTGTTCGTCGACGATTCTCCGAACCTGACGATGATGGAGATCCGCGCGAAGGCGCGTCGCCTCAAGCAGCGCAACGGCCTGAAACTCATTGTGGTGGACTACCTTCAGCTGATGTCGTCCGGCAAGAAGGTCGAATCCCGTCAGCAGGAGGTCTCGGACTTCTCCCGTCAGCTCAAGCTTCTCGCCAAGGAACTCGAATGCCCGGTGGTCGCGGTCTGCCAACTCAACCGTGGTCCCGAGCAGCGAACCGACAAGAAGCCGATGGTCTCCGACCTCCGTGAGTCCGGCTCACTGGAGCAGGACGCCGACATGGTGATTCTGCTACACCGCCCCGATGCGATCGAGCGCGACGACCCCCGTGGCGGTGAGGCCGACTTGATCCTCGGCAAGCACCGTAACGGCCCGACCGCGACAATCACTGTGGCGCACCAGCTTCACCTGTCGAGATTCGTGGACATGGCGCGGGGCTAG
- the rpsF gene encoding 30S ribosomal protein S6, whose product MRHYELMVILDPNLDERTVAPSLDTFLNVVRKDGGTVDKVDVWGKRRLAYEILKHAEGIYAVVNLNAEPATVSELDRQLGLNESVLRTKVLRQGK is encoded by the coding sequence ATGCGTCATTACGAATTGATGGTCATTCTCGACCCCAATCTGGACGAGCGCACTGTCGCTCCGTCGCTCGATACGTTCCTCAACGTCGTTCGCAAGGATGGCGGCACCGTCGACAAGGTCGATGTGTGGGGCAAGCGTCGTCTGGCCTACGAAATCCTCAAGCACGCCGAGGGCATCTACGCCGTTGTGAACCTCAACGCCGAGCCTGCCACCGTCAGCGAGCTGGATCGTCAGCTCGGACTCAACGAGTCCGTGTTGCGTACGAAGGTCCTGCGACAGGGCAAGTAA